In Juglans regia cultivar Chandler chromosome 13, Walnut 2.0, whole genome shotgun sequence, the DNA window aagaaaaggaaatccaacagaaaaggaggaaaaaaaaaggaagagtatTCTCGTCGAGTATGGTCGGGATAGAGCCTTTACTCCCATTAAAACTTTTAGGAATAAGATTGAGCTAGTGAAACTAGAGGTCAGAGAATTTTAACGATCTTTCATGTTTTCTTAGCCAACTTGTTGGTGCAGGTCCTATCTCGCTCTGGAAGAGCAGAAATCTTAACCAATCCTCATCGACCATATGGAAGCAACAAGGTCTCACTTCAAGAAATCAGAAGAGTTAGAGAAGCAGGTGGATGGGTGtgtttttctattcattttcttccctgaaaaaaaaaaacctgaaacCACCATGCAAATGTGAAAATCCATTTTGCCTTAATAGCCAATTTGGTAGATGCATTGAATTGGCATTATCACTGCTTTTGCCTCATTTCAGGAATAGAGGTTAAAAAAATGCTCttctttgaatatatatatatttatatatatatatatatatatatatggctgtaTATCTCTGCTCAACGGTACTAGGAAGTTGGAGTATTGTCTGAATTTTAGTCAACGTTTAGGCTATCTTCTTTCCATTCAGGAGTGAATCTTCCCTTCAATTCTTGTTTGATGTTGGTTTTGATTCAATTGGCATATTGGCAtggtttttattgttttcatatttttgtaattaaaacttCATATCTTCAATTCTAAAGGTTATTAATCAAAACTCCTGCATTTCTTTGGAGCTCTTATATAATCCATATTATGTGTCTCATGAAAAGTTTTCTTATGGGGTCTACAGATTGTAAACGGAAGGATTTGTGGAGACATTGCTGTAGCTCGTGCTTTTGGAGACATGCGGTTTAAGACAAAGAAAAATGAGTTGGTCTTTTGCACCCTCTTACTTCTAATCTAAATTTAAAGCACTGATTTGGAGTAACTTTTAAATGCATGGTCTGCTACTATATGCATCTGCTGATGGTTTTCTCTGTTTTCGCACATGAAAAGGATGCTAAAGAAGGGAGTAGTAGAAGGGAGATGGTCTGAAAAATTTGCTTCTCGGTTGGTACTCTTATATATTTCTTGTTTGGTTGGTTTTTCATTCATATACATATACTCCCGATTAACTTATTGTAGTTGTTAGTTTTGCTTTCATGTTATGGTTGATTTCACCTCCATCACGAAGTTCACACTTTTTGATTCATGTCCAATGAATGgatcaaattaaacaaaaaatttaatctGTTGTCAACTATCCAATAAACTATATGGCCATATTTAGCTGCAAATTCTATGTCATTAGGTTATCATTTGAGTGTTCTATAGGCTTGAATATGTGCTCGAGAACTGCCAATTGAATGTTTGAGAACTTGAGATCTCAACATGTGTGTGCTTGTGTGCGAGTTTCTGTGTTTATGATGGAATGGATGGATATGGAACCATTTGCTTATTGAATATTTGATATGTTATGCCCCTTATATTGACCACCATCGGAAATTTTGAGAAGATTTGGACCTCTATTTTCTCATTCTAAATATACAATTCAAACTTGTAACAATTGATGCCATACTGGTTTATGAAGGGAAGATTGGTTGTTATCTCATGAGAGGAAGCTTTACTAGATTTCTGGCATAATCTTAAAGTAACATGAATTATGTATACAGTGATAGTATTATAGCAGTTTGTGCATCCAAGATCTTTTAAAGGACTGTTCTGATAGTGAAAACATTTACTTTGTACCAGTGTACAATTCAACGCAGACTTGGTTACTGCATCTCCAGATGTTTATCAAGTAGCTCTTGGGTCGGATGCAGAATTTGTACTGTTAGCATCAGATGGCCTATGGGATTACATGAACAGCTCAGATGCAGTCACTTTTGTTAGGAATCAACTTCGACAACATGGAGATGTTCAGGTATGTATCACACCTTGTTTTAACATTTTGGTCCCATAAATTTGTTATGACCTGGAACCCAGCTTAAAGTTTTGTATTCTGTCCTTTCATTGCTATTTTAATTGTGTGCTGTGTTAAGTTTCATGTTGTTCTGATTTCAGCTTGCTAGCAAAGCACTTGCAGAAGCAGTTCTGGTATGAATTACATGGACCTATAGTTTTATTACGCACAGACtgtcatatatttttcttgggAAGTTCTAATGACCGACTTGCATATGCCCTGCAGGACCGACGATCACAAGATAATGTCAGCATTATCATTGCTGATTTAGGGTATGCGCCTgcttattcatttatttaactTGTATACTTCAATGGTGAGGCCAAGTAGATAATAGAATAGCTCTGATTAAACCGATGAGAGAAAATAATACATCATTAGAATGAAAATAAGCTCAAGATTCACAGTTAAGTATTCTTTTCCAGCTGGAAGTTAAATTGTCCACAAGCTAGAGTTTAAACAAAGGGTTAaaattttgagtaatgctacatacagtcgtggagtgcgcaaaCACCCTgcagttgctttgaaaaagagtggggtctactattaaaaaaattaatttttttcatgtgagtctcgtatttattcactttttttaaagtgattgcgtAGCGCTTGtgtactcacgactgcaactatcatttctctaaaacttTTATCACCACCTGTTATGCTTGTAATCTTTTTGTGTCTATTCACTTCTTCTGGCTAATTTTTGTGGacctttctcatttttccttgGTTCTTCGAACTTGTGCATAGGCGGACAGACTGGCAAACTTTGCCACTTCAgcaacaaaattttttatatgaattggGCCAAGCTTTTGCTACAATTGGTATTGTGTCAGTTGGAGTTTGGATGTCATCTCAGCTGTCTTTATAAATTTGAACCTCCGGCAGTGTATACAAATCAATATAGATTGCCACATTCtctgtattatatattattgtacaTGTCTCAAATAATGTTGGCTTAGGAAACTTAGAATAATCTTAAAGAGTACCATGAACTTTGCTGcatcatatttcattttctGAAGTTTGGTGACTACTTAATCACTGCAACATACACGCACAGAATACTGAAAGCGTTTGATGGAAAATACATTCTAATAGTGATGGCGGCACCTATGATCAGGATTCATGATGTAATGACTGACTGTTTTTTCCTGTTGTGTAAAGCATGCCAAGAAAACATGTTCTTACTTCAATAGAACGAGGTGATCGATCAGGTTCAATAATCTGACTTGTCCTGTTATAACTTCTCACCTGATTGGACGAACATGTTAATTCTGAGATGCATTGGTGTTAAGCCAATAGGAGAGCTATAAGATCCATGTGAAGATTATGAAATTATGCAATCTCCAAAATAATCAGTGCAGTAAACGAACGAAAACATGGGAATCATGAGATATTGGGAAGTGAAAATCCTTCGAAGTATATACTCTTCAAAGGCAAAATCACTCTAGAAGAGTGAACTAAGAGAAAGCCAATCCATCAAATGAACTTAGTTGTACAAATAGTTCCTCTTACAACCCCTTGTAATTAGGAATTCCCTTTGTGTAAGACAAGCGACTTAATTACCTTCTGCCGCAACAGCTCTATAACCTTTAGGCAATTTTGCAATCTTGAATTCTACTCCCAAAACTTCAGTGGCTTTTCTTGGATATTGAAGAATAGAACTCTTATGTTACTTAACAAAACTCTAGGAGAGCATTCTcaataatctctctctcaaaaaaacaaaaaaaaacatttctcacAGATTTTGATCTCATCTTACATCCTAATTAAGATACTCTTTAAGTTCTAAGAATCAGATTGATCATcactaaatataaaatttagagcTTTTTTCTTGGTTCTAagataagtttgaaattttgCCCAAATGTGTCCAAAACTTGAACACTTATGATGTTGAACTCTTTGAAAGTCTTGTCCTTCTCTTTATTCCTAGGGTGGCTCTTTGATAATCACCCTTGAATTCTCCATTAAACTTGAACGATTTGTCTCTCAAATTCACGCTTCCCATGGTTTGAAAAATTTCAACCTTTTAACTAATGAGGTAAAGCCCTCATCCCTAAAACCTTCCTCATTTGAGAAGTAATTATTTGtgtcttatatattatatttcaaagcTAGCTAgagagtactttttttttttttgtctttgtcAAATAAagctcatatattatattatttctaaagagaaccaacaaatttttaactttttcaactcTCATGGTGTCAAGGTCCATACTTTCC includes these proteins:
- the LOC108994067 gene encoding protein phosphatase 2C 57, with the translated sequence MALPSPQLQKFLLAKLQNYSRSSFKPPKKFTSTAKPRSGCCSAIAIDVPSRLSGLAGVRWGLTTLQGLREEMEDDAVVRSDGLDGFSFAAVFDGHGGFSSVKFLRDELYKECVAALQGGLLLSGRDFETIREALQEAFVKADTKLLKWLDEMSGDEDESGATATVMLIGNDMLFISHVGDSCVVLSRSGRAEILTNPHRPYGSNKVSLQEIRRVREAGGWIVNGRICGDIAVARAFGDMRFKTKKNEMLKKGVVEGRWSEKFASRVQFNADLVTASPDVYQVALGSDAEFVLLASDGLWDYMNSSDAVTFVRNQLRQHGDVQLASKALAEAVLDRRSQDNVSIIIADLGRTDWQTLPLQQQNFLYELGQAFATIGIVSVGVWMSSQLSL